One Luteolibacter flavescens genomic region harbors:
- the hisC gene encoding histidinol-phosphate transaminase → MAIEQFANRFVCDLIAYEPGKPIEETARELGLDPADIVKVASNENPLGPSPLAKEAMRQALEESHIYPDGGGWKLRSAIATKFDLDISNVVLGNGSNEIIELLCHSFLNPKAELIAAKHAFVVYKLMATLFGAKYVEVLDPEFIHDLDGMADAITPETRLLFIANPNNPTGTMVGQEALDRFMDRVPEHVVVVFDEAYHEFLDDAPDVIKYIREGRNVCVLRTCSKIHGLAALRIGYGLAPKNLAEVLQKARQPFNTNAIAQAGALAALEDADHVEKTKAINKEGLAFYEAAFRERGLEFVPSVANFILVKVGEGDRVFREMLKHGVIVRAMSGYKLPDWLRISIGTPAQNRRCLEVLDTVLATAAV, encoded by the coding sequence ATGGCCATCGAGCAATTCGCCAACCGTTTCGTCTGCGACCTGATCGCCTACGAGCCCGGAAAACCGATCGAGGAAACCGCACGCGAGCTGGGACTGGATCCCGCCGATATCGTGAAGGTCGCCTCCAACGAGAACCCGCTGGGTCCTTCGCCCCTGGCGAAGGAGGCGATGCGCCAGGCGCTCGAGGAATCGCATATCTATCCGGACGGCGGCGGCTGGAAGCTCCGTAGCGCGATCGCGACGAAGTTCGATCTCGATATCTCGAATGTCGTGCTCGGCAACGGCTCGAATGAAATCATCGAGCTCCTTTGCCACAGCTTTCTGAATCCGAAGGCCGAGCTGATCGCCGCGAAGCACGCCTTCGTGGTTTACAAGCTGATGGCCACGCTTTTCGGCGCGAAATACGTGGAAGTCCTTGATCCGGAATTCATCCACGACCTTGACGGCATGGCGGACGCGATCACCCCGGAGACGCGCCTGCTCTTCATCGCGAATCCGAACAACCCGACAGGCACGATGGTGGGCCAGGAGGCGCTCGACCGCTTCATGGACCGCGTGCCGGAGCATGTGGTGGTGGTCTTTGACGAGGCCTACCACGAGTTCCTCGATGATGCTCCGGACGTGATCAAATACATCCGCGAGGGTCGGAATGTCTGCGTGCTGCGAACCTGCTCGAAGATCCACGGCCTCGCCGCATTGCGAATCGGCTACGGCCTTGCACCGAAGAATCTCGCCGAGGTCCTCCAAAAAGCCCGCCAGCCTTTCAACACGAACGCCATCGCCCAGGCCGGCGCACTCGCCGCGCTTGAGGACGCCGATCACGTCGAGAAGACCAAGGCGATCAACAAGGAAGGCCTCGCCTTCTATGAGGCCGCCTTCCGCGAGCGTGGCTTGGAGTTTGTCCCCAGCGTGGCGAACTTCATCCTCGTTAAGGTGGGCGAGGGCGACCGCGTCTTCCGCGAAATGCTGAAGCACGGCGTGATCGTCCGCGCCATGAGTGGCTACAAGCTGCCCGACTGGCTGCGCATCTCCATCGGCACTCCCGCGCAGAATCGCCGCTGCCTCGAAGTTCTCGATACCGTCCTGGCTACAGCGGCGGTGTGA
- a CDS encoding DUF2752 domain-containing protein: MRGVQRPWTWLAIVCLPGALLLRGTASWWSAAMPSCMVRDLTGLHCPGCGGTRCATRLLEGDLAGALSMNPAVVLIAASALGIVATSVWQESRGRAATGVPPWLLWTVAIFVLFFSLVRNLPWWPFTLLAPH, translated from the coding sequence ATGCGCGGAGTGCAGCGCCCTTGGACGTGGCTGGCGATCGTCTGCCTGCCCGGTGCGCTGTTGCTCCGCGGAACGGCATCATGGTGGTCTGCCGCCATGCCGTCCTGCATGGTCCGGGATCTGACCGGCCTGCACTGCCCCGGGTGCGGTGGCACACGCTGTGCCACGCGCCTGCTGGAGGGGGATCTGGCCGGTGCCCTTTCCATGAATCCCGCCGTGGTCCTGATCGCGGCGTCAGCCCTGGGAATAGTGGCCACATCGGTTTGGCAGGAGTCCCGAGGGCGAGCTGCCACAGGCGTGCCGCCATGGCTGCTGTGGACCGTGGCGATCTTCGTCCTGTTCTTTTCCCTCGTGCGGAATCTCCCGTGGTGGCCGTTCACGCTGCTTGCCCCGCACTGA
- a CDS encoding GYF domain-containing protein, translating to MNWFYAKNGSQQGPLSTDEIKSRISMGEIGPDDLAWCEGMSDWLPVAQIPQLKIEAPVREDVPPPVSAAAPSPYQAPAAPAASPYPAQMIPGQKPAQGLAIASMVCGIIAFIFCCTGVLAAILAIGAVVMGHIAISKVKQNPAVNGGKGMARTGLVLGYLGLVLSIIIVALNLWVATMSPQEVEDNFINLFPQEMRQQIRDQMDAERAKREAP from the coding sequence ATGAACTGGTTTTACGCAAAGAACGGCTCCCAGCAGGGGCCGCTGTCCACGGACGAGATCAAGAGCCGCATCTCCATGGGAGAAATCGGGCCAGACGACCTGGCCTGGTGCGAAGGCATGTCCGACTGGCTGCCGGTCGCGCAGATTCCCCAGCTCAAGATCGAGGCCCCGGTGAGAGAGGATGTCCCGCCGCCCGTGTCGGCAGCGGCTCCGTCGCCATACCAGGCTCCGGCAGCTCCCGCGGCGTCCCCGTATCCCGCCCAGATGATCCCGGGACAGAAGCCAGCCCAAGGATTGGCAATCGCCTCGATGGTCTGCGGTATCATCGCCTTCATCTTCTGCTGCACCGGTGTGCTGGCCGCGATCCTTGCCATCGGCGCGGTGGTGATGGGCCACATCGCGATTTCGAAGGTGAAGCAGAATCCTGCGGTGAACGGCGGAAAGGGGATGGCTCGCACCGGCTTGGTGCTTGGCTATCTCGGTCTGGTGCTCTCGATCATCATCGTCGCCCTGAATCTCTGGGTCGCCACGATGTCGCCCCAGGAGGTCGAGGACAACTTCATCAATCTCTTCCCACAAGAGATGCGCCAGCAGATCCGCGACCAGATGGATGCGGAGCGGGCGAAGCGGGAAGCTCCCTGA
- a CDS encoding GYF domain-containing protein, whose protein sequence is MSQWYYGSSAGQSGPVEEQELRAMIASGGVGPETLVWRDGMKDWLPLHSVPELSGSTVLPTPYITQPPPGAYVPGYYPPVAPSNGLAIASMVCGIVGIITCYFAGLLGLPAVICGHMAISQINNSSVPMGGRGMAIAGLVLGYLGIVMSVGFISFFVFAISSAHP, encoded by the coding sequence ATGTCCCAGTGGTACTACGGATCCTCCGCCGGCCAGTCCGGTCCCGTTGAAGAGCAAGAACTTCGCGCCATGATCGCCTCCGGCGGCGTGGGTCCGGAGACCCTGGTGTGGCGGGATGGGATGAAGGACTGGCTGCCCCTGCATTCAGTCCCGGAGCTGTCGGGGAGCACGGTGCTGCCCACCCCCTACATTACCCAGCCACCTCCGGGTGCCTACGTTCCCGGCTATTATCCTCCGGTCGCACCCAGCAATGGATTGGCGATCGCCAGCATGGTCTGCGGGATCGTCGGCATCATCACCTGCTATTTCGCGGGGCTGCTCGGCCTGCCTGCCGTGATCTGCGGGCACATGGCCATTTCCCAGATCAATAACAGCTCGGTGCCCATGGGTGGCCGCGGTATGGCCATCGCCGGACTGGTGCTGGGTTATCTGGGAATCGTCATGAGTGTGGGATTCATCTCGTTTTTCGTATTCGCCATTTCGTCCGCGCATCCCTAA
- the fabV gene encoding enoyl-ACP reductase FabV, which yields MIISPKIRGFICTTAHPDGCAAHVQEQIDYVKSKPALKNAPKRVLVVGSSTGYGLSSRIVPAFGGGASTIGVFFEKESSEGKCGTAGWYNSVAFEEAAAKEGLYARSFNGDAFSNEMKQQVIEAIKADLGQVDMVVYSLASPRRTDPETGEVYKSVLKPTGEIYTNKNLNTDKKQVDSVTIEPANEDEIAQTVKVMGGEDWKLWIDALKAAGVLADGFKTVAYSYIGPELTWAIYTDGTIGRAKLNLEDTAKGLNTEFGEGTAVVSVNKALVTQASSAIPVVPLYISILYKIMKAKGLHEGCIEQIHRLFADHYGADGGPQLDEKGRIRIDDWEMRPEVQAEVEKIWHTVTTETLDDVADFEGYQKEFYRLFGFGLSGVDYSAETDPQRKLPSAS from the coding sequence ATGATCATTTCCCCGAAAATCCGCGGATTCATCTGCACGACCGCTCATCCCGACGGCTGCGCCGCCCATGTCCAGGAGCAGATCGACTACGTGAAGTCGAAGCCAGCGCTGAAGAACGCCCCGAAGCGCGTGCTGGTGGTCGGTTCCTCGACCGGCTACGGCCTTTCCTCGCGGATCGTGCCTGCCTTCGGCGGCGGTGCCTCGACCATCGGCGTTTTCTTCGAAAAGGAGAGCAGCGAGGGCAAGTGCGGCACGGCTGGATGGTACAATTCGGTGGCCTTCGAAGAAGCAGCGGCGAAGGAAGGCCTGTATGCGCGGAGCTTTAATGGCGACGCCTTCTCCAATGAGATGAAGCAGCAGGTGATCGAGGCCATCAAGGCTGACCTCGGCCAGGTGGACATGGTCGTCTACAGCCTCGCTTCGCCGCGCCGCACCGACCCGGAAACGGGCGAGGTTTACAAGTCGGTGCTCAAGCCGACCGGCGAGATCTACACGAACAAGAATCTCAACACCGACAAGAAGCAGGTCGATAGCGTCACCATCGAGCCCGCGAACGAGGACGAGATCGCGCAAACCGTGAAGGTGATGGGCGGCGAGGACTGGAAACTCTGGATCGACGCGCTGAAGGCTGCCGGCGTGCTGGCGGATGGCTTCAAGACCGTGGCCTATTCCTACATCGGGCCGGAACTCACCTGGGCGATCTACACTGACGGCACGATCGGTCGCGCCAAGCTGAACCTGGAAGACACGGCCAAGGGCCTGAACACGGAATTCGGCGAAGGCACGGCCGTGGTCTCCGTGAACAAGGCGCTCGTGACCCAGGCAAGCTCCGCGATTCCCGTGGTGCCCCTCTACATCTCGATTCTCTACAAGATCATGAAGGCCAAGGGTCTGCATGAGGGGTGCATCGAGCAGATCCATCGCCTCTTTGCCGATCACTACGGCGCGGATGGCGGCCCGCAGCTCGATGAAAAGGGCCGCATCCGCATCGACGACTGGGAAATGCGCCCCGAGGTGCAGGCGGAGGTCGAAAAGATCTGGCACACCGTCACGACGGAGACGCTTGACGACGTGGCTGATTTCGAAGGCTATCAGAAGGAGTTCTATCGCCTCTTCGGCTTCGGCCTGAGCGGCGTGGACTATTCCGCCGAAACCGACCCCCAGCGCAAGCTGCCGAGCGCTTCCTGA
- a CDS encoding type II toxin-antitoxin system VapC family toxin, producing the protein MRLLLDTHALLWFCEGNDALGFEARKAMEDPANECYVSHATAWEIAIKLGLGKLRLTGGYESIFPGVLEANGFMLLPPSLSHYQELLSLPRFHGDPFDRLIISQAKVEGLTVVTCDAGFPAYGIPLLW; encoded by the coding sequence GTGAGGCTGCTCCTCGATACCCATGCATTGCTCTGGTTCTGCGAAGGCAATGATGCCCTCGGCTTCGAAGCGCGCAAGGCGATGGAGGATCCTGCCAATGAGTGTTACGTGAGTCACGCCACTGCCTGGGAGATCGCGATCAAGCTCGGACTGGGAAAGCTCCGTCTGACCGGGGGCTATGAATCCATTTTTCCGGGAGTCTTGGAGGCAAACGGGTTCATGCTTCTTCCGCCCAGCTTGTCGCATTATCAGGAACTGCTGTCGCTTCCACGATTTCACGGAGATCCGTTTGATCGGCTGATCATCTCCCAAGCTAAGGTGGAGGGGCTCACCGTGGTGACGTGCGATGCAGGGTTTCCGGCCTACGGGATACCTCTCCTTTGGTAG
- a CDS encoding DUF2281 domain-containing protein yields the protein MKQITAVLNPDPDGTLHLPLPVEWQGRPIRVNAELVPVGGDDKPAAALRGFGCLKGQMVMALDFDEPLEDFRDYTA from the coding sequence GTGAAACAGATCACCGCGGTTCTCAATCCCGATCCCGATGGAACGCTCCATCTGCCATTGCCTGTGGAATGGCAGGGCCGTCCGATCCGGGTAAACGCGGAATTGGTTCCGGTCGGGGGCGATGACAAGCCTGCGGCAGCGCTCCGGGGATTTGGGTGTCTGAAGGGGCAGATGGTGATGGCTCTGGATTTCGATGAGCCTTTGGAAGATTTCCGGGATTACACCGCGTGA
- a CDS encoding zinc-dependent peptidase: MTAGLWILLGGLLVIAAIVFWHGGRVKRDRGKLRTRRLDARQRAILIEAFPLWEEIPEDIRADTEGWMHVFLTEMNFEPCGGLTEVTEEMRLAIAAPACLLISRRPQDYYERLRSILVYPDAFTVKDEWGMEDIRLGESWGHGSVVLSWQTVKQGDLNPEDGLNVVLHEFAHQLDQADGAGDGVPELDEPEDYGRWSEAFLPAYDAFCERVNAGKRSVLDDYGAENPAEFFAVATETFFERSKGLKREEPEIYAELVKFYGMDPGEWG; this comes from the coding sequence ATGACCGCAGGCCTCTGGATTCTGTTAGGTGGCCTGCTCGTGATCGCGGCCATTGTCTTCTGGCACGGCGGGCGGGTGAAAAGGGACCGCGGCAAGCTTCGGACCCGGCGTCTGGATGCGAGGCAGCGGGCCATTTTGATCGAAGCCTTTCCTCTCTGGGAAGAGATCCCGGAGGACATCCGCGCGGACACTGAGGGGTGGATGCACGTTTTCCTAACAGAGATGAATTTCGAGCCCTGCGGCGGGCTGACGGAGGTGACCGAGGAAATGCGTCTAGCGATCGCCGCGCCTGCCTGCCTGCTCATCTCCCGCCGCCCGCAGGATTACTACGAGAGGCTTCGTAGCATCCTCGTGTATCCGGATGCCTTCACCGTGAAGGACGAGTGGGGCATGGAAGACATCCGGCTCGGCGAGTCGTGGGGTCATGGCAGCGTGGTGCTTTCATGGCAAACCGTGAAGCAGGGCGACCTGAACCCGGAAGACGGCCTGAACGTGGTGCTGCACGAATTTGCCCACCAGCTCGACCAGGCGGACGGCGCGGGAGACGGCGTCCCGGAGCTGGATGAGCCGGAAGATTATGGCCGTTGGTCGGAGGCATTCCTGCCTGCCTACGACGCCTTCTGCGAGCGGGTGAATGCCGGGAAGCGCAGCGTGCTGGACGACTACGGCGCGGAAAATCCCGCGGAGTTCTTTGCCGTCGCGACCGAGACCTTCTTCGAGCGTTCCAAGGGCCTAAAGCGCGAGGAGCCTGAAATCTACGCGGAATTGGTGAAGTTTTACGGGATGGATCCCGGGGAGTGGGGGTGA
- a CDS encoding CorA family divalent cation transporter, with amino-acid sequence MSKSSEFPYLPAGFDLEPELLDQLSNRPGAQRCVIGRYELLLVVHAVPKCGSPDRDPILFWRRGDDVWVDSSGKRGLLKIGELLDHYARVIDKYEDVIDEADTAQEVFELARAAGPLARATRNLAGAIEQTLANDEDNRDLRNYRDRAREVERAAEQLAQDARLTLEFWKAEHSEEQQATAEKLNQIAFRLNLLAGFFLPLVALGGLFGMNVDLPDFVDGWFWLIFCGGLAMGGTLVWLVARKTGLKP; translated from the coding sequence ATGTCGAAGAGCAGCGAATTCCCCTATCTCCCTGCCGGGTTTGACCTGGAGCCGGAGTTGCTGGACCAGCTCAGCAACCGCCCGGGAGCCCAGCGTTGCGTGATCGGGCGATACGAGCTGCTGCTCGTTGTCCACGCGGTGCCGAAGTGCGGGTCGCCGGACCGCGATCCGATCCTCTTTTGGCGACGGGGAGACGATGTCTGGGTAGATTCGTCGGGGAAGCGCGGGCTGCTGAAGATCGGCGAGCTGCTAGATCACTACGCGAGGGTCATCGACAAATACGAGGACGTCATCGACGAGGCGGACACGGCGCAGGAAGTCTTCGAGCTGGCCCGTGCCGCCGGTCCCCTGGCCCGGGCGACGAGGAATCTCGCCGGCGCGATCGAGCAGACCTTGGCCAATGACGAGGACAACCGCGACTTGCGGAACTACCGTGACCGGGCTCGTGAGGTGGAGCGCGCCGCGGAGCAGCTTGCCCAGGACGCGCGACTGACGCTGGAATTCTGGAAGGCCGAGCATAGCGAGGAACAGCAGGCGACGGCGGAAAAGCTGAACCAGATCGCCTTTCGCCTGAATCTGCTCGCGGGATTCTTCCTGCCGCTTGTGGCGCTCGGCGGACTCTTCGGGATGAATGTGGACCTGCCGGACTTCGTGGACGGTTGGTTCTGGCTTATCTTCTGCGGCGGCCTGGCCATGGGGGGCACGCTGGTCTGGCTGGTGGCCCGCAAGACAGGACTGAAGCCATGA
- the hisA gene encoding phosphoribosylformimino-5-aminoimidazole carboxamide ribotide isomerase, whose protein sequence is MTKFRPCIDLHQGKVKQIVGGTLRDDGPGPKENFVASAGAGEFAEMFRRDGLTGGHVIKLGPGNEDAAKEALSAWSGGLQIGGGIHAGNAAEWLAAGASRVIVTSWLFDGARFSEDRVRELVDTIGADRLIIDLSCRRTASGWTVAMDRWQTLTDLDVTPATLDRLAPWCDEFLIHAADVEGLCGGIDGELVEMLGAWAGRPVTYAGGAASLADVEKVQSLSGGKVDVTVGSALDIFGGKGVRYDELVAWNRR, encoded by the coding sequence ATGACAAAGTTTCGCCCGTGCATCGACCTCCATCAGGGAAAGGTGAAGCAAATCGTAGGCGGCACACTGCGCGACGATGGCCCGGGGCCGAAGGAGAACTTCGTGGCCAGCGCCGGGGCGGGGGAGTTCGCGGAGATGTTTCGCCGCGACGGGCTGACCGGCGGGCATGTCATCAAGCTCGGTCCCGGCAATGAGGACGCTGCCAAGGAGGCGCTCTCCGCGTGGTCCGGCGGTCTCCAGATCGGCGGGGGGATCCATGCCGGGAATGCCGCCGAATGGCTGGCAGCCGGGGCCTCCCGCGTAATTGTCACCTCGTGGCTATTCGATGGCGCGAGATTTTCCGAGGATCGGGTCCGGGAGCTGGTGGATACCATCGGCGCGGACCGGCTCATCATCGACCTCTCCTGCCGTCGCACGGCCTCCGGCTGGACCGTCGCGATGGACCGCTGGCAGACCCTCACCGACCTCGACGTCACTCCTGCCACCCTCGATCGCCTCGCGCCGTGGTGCGATGAGTTCCTGATCCATGCCGCCGACGTGGAAGGCCTTTGCGGTGGCATCGATGGCGAGCTTGTCGAAATGCTCGGTGCCTGGGCAGGACGGCCGGTCACCTATGCCGGTGGTGCGGCCTCCCTCGCGGATGTGGAGAAGGTCCAGAGCCTCTCCGGCGGAAAGGTGGACGTCACCGTAGGCTCGGCTCTCGATATCTTCGGGGGGAAGGGCGTGCGCTACGATGAGCTGGTGGCGTGGAACCGCCGTTGA
- a CDS encoding pyridoxal-phosphate dependent enzyme has protein sequence MEREGLPPDRRLRQEILFARERVYRFGQPTPLEHLAIPGLDVWVKREDLSPIKAYKWRGACNRMAVLTPEEKASGVVTASAGNHAQGVALAARALGIGTRIYMPRSTPRVKQNAVRHHGGDRVEIILTGDSYDEAVAAALDDAASSGATYVHAYDDVQVMAGQGTLADEVVLSGHGPFDVAYLQIGGGGMAAGVSTWLKTYWPEIEIVGVEGAGQASMKAALEAGKPVPLDQVDIFCDGTAVRKAGTNTFEILSTTLDRIETVTNAEVSRAIRTLWEGLRCVSEPSGALGLAAVMKNREQLAGKRVLVVVSGANIDFLQIGLIAQSEGSSQSASRTLRIRIPERPGTMLELLDTCFEDVNIADFQYGKIHESEAWPAFTITAEEASVLDALPEKLQARGFEWEDLTGAIDIAFRAIPLRGDLLECPAFLRLDFYERPGALHDFLDKLVRGRANLCYFNYRQSGERIGRALIGLDFADETKRREFLESVPEHGEGYRSCKEVDQATRERLIGR, from the coding sequence GTGGAACGCGAAGGACTGCCACCCGACCGCCGCTTGCGCCAGGAAATCCTGTTTGCCCGTGAGCGGGTCTATCGTTTTGGCCAGCCCACGCCGCTTGAGCATCTGGCCATCCCCGGCCTCGATGTCTGGGTGAAGCGCGAGGATCTCTCCCCGATCAAGGCCTACAAGTGGCGCGGTGCCTGCAATCGCATGGCCGTCCTCACTCCCGAGGAAAAGGCATCCGGCGTGGTCACCGCCTCGGCGGGGAACCATGCCCAGGGAGTCGCCCTCGCAGCCCGGGCGCTCGGCATCGGCACTCGCATCTACATGCCCCGCTCGACCCCGCGGGTGAAGCAAAATGCCGTCCGCCATCACGGCGGGGATCGCGTGGAAATCATTCTCACCGGCGACAGCTATGACGAAGCCGTGGCGGCCGCGCTCGATGACGCGGCGAGCAGCGGTGCGACCTACGTCCACGCCTACGACGACGTGCAGGTGATGGCCGGGCAAGGCACCCTCGCCGACGAGGTCGTGCTTTCGGGCCACGGCCCCTTTGACGTCGCTTATCTGCAGATCGGCGGCGGCGGCATGGCTGCGGGCGTCTCGACGTGGCTGAAAACCTACTGGCCTGAGATCGAGATCGTCGGCGTGGAAGGCGCGGGGCAGGCCTCGATGAAGGCCGCACTGGAAGCGGGCAAGCCGGTGCCGCTCGATCAGGTGGACATCTTCTGCGACGGCACCGCGGTGCGGAAGGCGGGCACGAATACCTTCGAGATCCTGAGCACCACGCTCGACCGCATCGAGACGGTGACGAATGCCGAAGTCAGCCGCGCCATCCGCACGCTGTGGGAGGGCCTGCGCTGCGTGTCCGAGCCCTCCGGCGCACTTGGTCTGGCAGCGGTGATGAAGAACCGCGAGCAACTGGCCGGAAAACGCGTGCTGGTCGTCGTCTCCGGGGCCAACATCGACTTCCTGCAGATCGGCCTGATCGCCCAGTCCGAGGGCTCTTCGCAAAGCGCATCCCGCACGCTGCGCATCCGCATCCCGGAGCGCCCCGGCACGATGCTGGAGCTGCTGGATACCTGCTTTGAGGACGTGAATATCGCGGACTTCCAATACGGCAAGATCCACGAGAGCGAGGCATGGCCCGCCTTCACGATCACGGCGGAAGAGGCCTCGGTGCTCGATGCCCTGCCGGAGAAGCTGCAAGCGCGCGGATTCGAGTGGGAAGACCTCACCGGAGCCATCGACATCGCCTTCCGCGCGATCCCGCTGCGTGGCGATCTCCTGGAGTGTCCCGCTTTCCTGCGCCTCGACTTCTACGAGCGCCCCGGTGCCTTGCACGACTTCCTCGACAAGCTTGTCCGCGGCCGGGCGAATCTGTGCTACTTCAACTACCGCCAGTCCGGCGAACGCATCGGCCGCGCCTTGATCGGCCTCGATTTCGCGGACGAAACGAAGCGCCGCGAATTCCTCGAGTCCGTGCCGGAGCATGGCGAGGGGTATCGCTCCTGCAAGGAAGTGGACCAGGCGACCCGCGAACGACTGATCGGGCGCTGA
- a CDS encoding MBL fold metallo-hydrolase — translation MEDLSRRGFVGTALAGMAALTAKAAAQQPAEPKAFRDPFVYRFKIGELEAFSISDCDLRLGEGLDLMWPVEERPKMKEEMVRHGERAGPLPLYVNILVVRSGSDVLLFDAGFGKGNNPKMGWLQEGLAAVGISPDQVTAGFLSHAHADHLNGFVHQGKPAFPNAVVYLLEEELAFWRADKPDFSKSKRNQNQIPGMIKEVRGHFDTLQEKLRPVKDGTEVLGGLVRIESAPGHTDGHACFRIRSGDAELLHLMDLAHHHLLMFADPNWTIAFDHDPVVAVATRKKYWTEVTGKHTRCYGFHLPWPGLGHIVTEDDGYRWATEAWAWG, via the coding sequence ATGGAAGATCTTTCGAGACGCGGATTCGTGGGCACGGCCCTCGCGGGCATGGCAGCGCTGACGGCAAAGGCCGCCGCCCAACAGCCGGCGGAGCCAAAGGCCTTTCGCGATCCCTTCGTCTATCGCTTCAAGATCGGCGAGCTGGAGGCCTTCTCGATCAGTGACTGCGACCTCCGCCTCGGCGAAGGGCTCGACCTGATGTGGCCGGTGGAGGAGCGGCCAAAGATGAAGGAGGAGATGGTGCGCCACGGCGAGCGCGCCGGTCCCCTGCCCCTCTATGTGAATATCCTCGTGGTGCGCTCCGGCAGCGACGTGCTGCTTTTCGACGCCGGCTTCGGCAAGGGCAACAACCCGAAGATGGGATGGCTTCAGGAAGGGCTAGCGGCTGTCGGTATCTCGCCGGATCAGGTCACGGCCGGCTTCCTCAGCCACGCCCATGCGGATCACCTCAATGGCTTCGTCCATCAGGGCAAGCCCGCCTTCCCGAATGCCGTGGTCTATCTGCTGGAGGAAGAGCTGGCCTTCTGGCGCGCGGACAAGCCGGATTTCTCGAAGAGCAAGCGCAACCAGAACCAGATCCCCGGCATGATCAAGGAGGTGCGCGGGCACTTCGACACGCTGCAGGAAAAGCTCCGCCCCGTGAAGGACGGTACCGAGGTGCTGGGCGGACTGGTACGCATTGAGTCAGCTCCCGGCCATACCGACGGCCACGCCTGCTTCCGCATCCGCTCAGGCGATGCCGAACTGCTGCACCTGATGGATCTCGCCCATCACCACTTGCTGATGTTCGCCGATCCGAACTGGACTATCGCCTTCGACCACGACCCCGTGGTGGCCGTCGCGACACGGAAGAAATATTGGACCGAGGTCACCGGGAAACACACCCGCTGCTACGGCTTCCATCTTCCTTGGCCAGGACTCGGACACATCGTCACCGAGGACGATGGGTATCGCTGGGCGACCGAGGCGTGGGCATGGGGGTGA